Proteins encoded within one genomic window of Methanothrix harundinacea 6Ac:
- a CDS encoding D-aminoacyl-tRNA deacylase — protein sequence MNDEIAVIATTADPASLNIADHLLGLGSWEEGGAFRRLRNFRLVLLEERLIGLEGLEERLEGMGLSPALIVFASRHQAKDGAPRLCGHFSGNPGEAVLGGRARELAVAAPGALKSFISNLVAHPVEGFEVTLEATHHGPTNLTVPSFFAEIGSCEREWSDPAAGEAVARSILDLEELHPPAFLGFGGGHYVTRQNRLLLETKIAFGHLFSKYQARDLDLEIVEEARMKSEAVGAYLDRKSLRSAEREKISGALEEIGLQALREGEIRERYPLPLLSS from the coding sequence ATGAATGATGAGATCGCCGTCATCGCCACCACCGCCGACCCCGCAAGCCTGAACATCGCCGACCATCTCTTGGGGCTAGGATCCTGGGAGGAGGGGGGAGCCTTCCGCCGGCTCCGAAACTTTCGCCTCGTCCTCCTGGAGGAGAGGCTGATCGGCCTCGAGGGGCTGGAGGAGAGGCTGGAGGGGATGGGCCTCTCCCCGGCCCTCATAGTCTTCGCCTCGAGGCATCAGGCGAAGGATGGGGCGCCCCGCCTCTGCGGCCACTTCTCGGGAAACCCAGGAGAGGCGGTCCTGGGAGGGAGGGCGAGGGAGCTGGCCGTCGCCGCCCCCGGAGCCCTCAAGTCCTTCATATCGAACCTCGTCGCCCACCCCGTAGAGGGGTTTGAGGTGACCCTCGAGGCGACCCACCACGGCCCCACCAATTTGACCGTGCCATCCTTCTTCGCGGAGATCGGAAGCTGTGAGCGGGAGTGGTCGGACCCCGCCGCCGGCGAGGCGGTGGCGAGGTCGATCCTGGACCTAGAGGAGCTTCATCCTCCCGCCTTCCTCGGATTCGGCGGCGGCCATTACGTGACGAGGCAGAACCGGCTCCTCCTGGAGACGAAGATCGCCTTCGGACACCTCTTCTCGAAGTACCAGGCGAGAGACCTCGATCTTGAGATCGTCGAGGAGGCGAGGATGAAGTCGGAGGCGGTGGGAGCTTACCTCGACCGGAAGTCTCTCCGGTCCGCCGAGAGGGAGAAGATATCCGGAGCCCTGGAGGAGATCGGCCTTCAGGCTTTGAGGGAGGGGGAGATAAGGGAGAGGTACCCCCTGCCCCTCCTATCCTCTTAA
- a CDS encoding Lrp/AsnC family transcriptional regulator yields the protein MPLKLTSKEKLVLYGLARYPGLSDIDLAGKIGVDRSTIFKSKRKFREWEMVQLLNVPSGMGVGAEMMTAVFTRYRPNAPVEVRGKKLGFGEWVDHPHCVFHSATDSDSVSMVYSRSYTDFKRVFNPVMDDYKDAGFVDDIRCYHYPFSLTRVSWDSALAVNNTFNLGRTDLLDEPPIEEEAPEEEVKLTEKDRLALLAFVKYPALSDLELSRRTGISRPTISGKRNKFFQSGLLARQANVNWKKIGCELMIFYHINVRPKATAEEMMRIYSSFRRIGAAVYSYIQPGEIFGSFLSQCYVEMKERMDLEVKALSEVGLVEERPSYVIMPLRDLKVRKTDYAPMVKSMLEVETDV from the coding sequence ATGCCTCTGAAACTTACATCAAAAGAGAAGCTGGTCCTCTACGGCCTTGCCCGGTACCCCGGCCTGAGCGACATAGATCTCGCCGGCAAGATCGGGGTGGACCGATCGACGATCTTCAAGAGCAAAAGGAAGTTCAGGGAATGGGAGATGGTCCAGCTTCTGAACGTCCCCTCCGGGATGGGGGTGGGGGCGGAGATGATGACCGCGGTCTTCACCCGATACAGGCCCAACGCCCCCGTGGAGGTGAGGGGGAAGAAGCTCGGGTTCGGTGAGTGGGTCGACCATCCCCACTGCGTCTTCCACTCCGCCACCGACTCCGACTCGGTCTCCATGGTCTACTCCAGGAGCTACACCGACTTCAAGAGGGTCTTCAACCCCGTCATGGACGACTACAAGGACGCGGGCTTCGTCGACGATATCCGGTGCTACCACTATCCCTTCTCCCTGACCCGGGTCTCCTGGGACTCGGCCCTGGCGGTGAACAACACCTTCAACCTGGGGAGGACCGACCTTTTGGACGAGCCTCCCATCGAGGAGGAGGCCCCCGAGGAGGAGGTGAAGCTCACCGAGAAGGATAGGCTGGCCCTCCTCGCCTTCGTCAAGTATCCTGCCCTCTCGGACCTGGAGCTCTCCCGCAGGACTGGGATCTCTCGGCCCACCATATCGGGGAAGAGGAACAAATTCTTCCAGAGCGGGCTCCTAGCCCGGCAGGCGAACGTCAACTGGAAGAAGATCGGGTGCGAGCTGATGATCTTCTACCACATAAACGTCCGGCCGAAGGCGACGGCCGAGGAGATGATGAGGATCTACTCCTCCTTCAGGCGGATCGGGGCAGCGGTATACAGCTACATCCAGCCCGGGGAGATCTTCGGCTCCTTCCTCTCCCAGTGCTACGTGGAGATGAAGGAGAGGATGGACCTGGAGGTGAAGGCCCTCAGCGAGGTGGGGCTGGTGGAAGAGAGGCCCAGCTACGTCATCATGCCTCTGCGGGATCTGAAGGTTAGGAAGACCGACTACGCCCCCATGGTGAAGTCTATGCTGGAAGTTGAGACGGACGTATGA
- a CDS encoding MBL fold metallo-hydrolase, translating to MGAEVTAQIPAPPRAVLLKPGRLVRDEDGTILEARSSATLILAGSRKIVVDTGCEGEGEPITNRLKELGLAPEYVDIVVNTHDHPDHSGNNRLFSRARILSGKGGLEEGDLIAPGVWIMETPGHTADSISVVCESPRRIVVAGDALPLMGNYLKWVPPRLHVDRGMALRSMARIVEVAEVVVPGHDSPFLVRERRRTADLD from the coding sequence ATGGGTGCAGAGGTGACGGCACAGATCCCGGCCCCGCCTCGGGCGGTCCTCCTGAAGCCAGGCCGCCTCGTCAGGGACGAGGATGGGACGATCCTGGAGGCCCGGTCCTCGGCGACCCTGATCCTCGCAGGTTCGAGGAAGATCGTCGTCGACACCGGATGCGAAGGCGAGGGCGAGCCGATCACGAATCGGCTGAAGGAGCTGGGGCTCGCCCCCGAATATGTTGACATCGTCGTCAACACCCACGACCATCCGGACCACTCCGGAAATAACCGCCTCTTCTCCAGAGCCCGGATCCTCTCAGGGAAGGGCGGGCTTGAGGAGGGGGACCTCATCGCCCCCGGCGTCTGGATCATGGAGACCCCCGGCCACACCGCCGACAGCATATCCGTCGTCTGCGAATCTCCCCGGCGGATCGTGGTGGCGGGGGACGCCCTCCCCCTGATGGGAAACTATCTGAAGTGGGTCCCCCCCCGCCTCCATGTAGACCGAGGGATGGCGCTGAGGTCCATGGCGAGGATCGTGGAGGTGGCGGAGGTGGTGGTGCCTGGCCACGATTCGCCGTTCCTCGTTCGAGAGAGGAGGAGGACGGCCGATCTCGACTGA